One Trichoplusia ni isolate ovarian cell line Hi5 chromosome 6, tn1, whole genome shotgun sequence DNA segment encodes these proteins:
- the LOC113494798 gene encoding uncharacterized protein LOC113494798: protein MWLWFVVVAAAAVLARVESAGAGAARLVCYVESARATDGFSECTHLVYAGDARGDKLDALLKEYKKNNPRLKVILRVSELDKDLRTLLKSKHVQGLEINDAHKSLNKTKVQETVEAARSAITSSGGGPLFLALPANPELLAKYYDLRTLMKKVDLLMVQTHALGLVKKMTYHPSRLSGMWDMMNTDSVVDLVIGLGVPSSKVVISLPATARQFTLVNETLSTPGSPTTEDEPKEIDQAELCRQLRSGRWTLERDQDLSAPYAFKNKTWISFEDSSSIDVKGKYARVRGLAGLALHRADRDVDTPCGPTLRAALAKVLNQQSRAPRAAVLRSLENEILSAPGHARALDALQVSPYRITQVVDSDGVIHSIREDTRTEFSCSRQGYFVHPRSCARFYRCVKFDQLSPEYTVFEFDCPAGLAFDSRYEVCVWPGSLPESQACPGSSEIAPVPRTRFICPEHEGYYADPENCRWFFACLDHGKSPLTAYEFRCPFGLGFDAERLKCDWPWLVPACGNIARYEAEAHGFSAATLTGAAGYQGQTADAINVAAHQSLVSGASLNNLVGIQGGFLTKDDALDSNFIASQELANAGHSYEIGHGSAQLGSGLIGHGSGLVENSLVYNSDAGSLHGNIGLVQPTQYNGQKKYSSGSIILDDYRLPTQEESLRHGAHSNFGYTGQGAGYTAQTGGYTAQNGGYSTQNGGYTAQNGGYTAENGGYTAQSDGQSNVYTAQNAGHSTGYTAQAGSQATGYNSYSAGKGLKTVQYQSSNYDDDNSGAYVHDPTGDYAEPYKHVGSPVVPYVHDGSYKHTPDYYDVGRYSGSSGYEGKYSQEQSGQYIHDNSGSYVESGAGSTGYSGDYSSGYSTTYNADNSGAYKHDDSGKYQAGVYRADGHIGDGKSTYSDSQQYHGYSEANAGNYISDSKAFTGSSHTLTAGAINVGLVGKTTLIDADYNDQGHYQSQSDAYNHNQGNYQGSKTYSQSTQTLHPAHVSFVSQPAVSINHIGTDGNNLDGYSFVTTPTSSGVPTTATPFAVTTSLPTVTYKTTFVPELPKTSVKQIFGVSQPAVTYVQPTAIAVHHVTPQVQITDHNQGVNYQYESRDYSSQNSQTKSESGYQYSKPTIKFEDGVSYTTATPAVSVSTYENQGSSHNQDGFVGYDYSTRTPVHEEPFKKVVAYTTGPSVSTYAPPTVSTYSPHSFSHQTVHKVESSHSYTPSVETASVGTGYDYSKSTVAFEEPKIVQYTTPQPALAVQPAVSTYQPQIISHQTLHKVDANRVNTYSGDASLGYNYEKPAVQFQEVNTVYSTPAPIVTSTYRPQSYSHQTIHKETQTYVPVSSTPKYEVSYQSTPVTVYENPILQYTQKATPVTYIQPTYKSQAISHRTIHKTEDRKAYNQVVNVESGYEYTKPAVAVTQEVHYSTAQPAVVSTYQPQVYSQQTLHNVDASQVNTYTQENGYEYNKPAVKFEEAPKTVFQYSTPSPIVSSTYRPQTYSQQTIHKIESQNYVPVSSTPAPRVELSYQPVSTYENPILKYTQKATPVTYVQPTAAVFTQTYKPVTQQHEVKHIVSQPVQYEQHVQFNQEGYSYSQPEIQRNHESKAYSDATLVSHQVYHQSHGAVKSNVNAGKDIVFVSTSPSTLIYEDHYTDYESPKVETYKAPEYVPPKNKNKSYSVSSTASAPVVHQSSVVHQAQEYIAPKTEYKSYSVSSTSAPLVHESSVFHQTQDYIAPQAEYQSYSVSTGSPIVQQSTVLHQAQNNYDYSQQYETVQKSVPTVQQHSFSTTHIEQPQKVESIHFSFPSSTASPTYQQVEYQAPEIQVAYKGEEYIPPVSSTAAPIVTSTYRPRTYSTVSTTREYLPPAEPKYEYVPSSTTARPIVKSTTPAYRVESTTAYQASEYLPPDSESKLVNFESFGFKDANVASKIKYNPYQEYTVSHDTVPVQRKQNIVVETAKSNLLGFGTVGPDAGLVSPVTYTTAAPVVSSTYRQRVKSTARPAYKYSTTTEYQAPEYLPPSDDLKSEVNVEGFEYNRQSSGAEIKYTPYQEVSVSTSAPIQRKQNIVVQTAKSQNSRLGFGTVGPDAGLVSYSTAAPVAVSSSESYSYSPQRVTSTYAPVEQGLFEVTPSSVPLRRTKPKVAVVTKINDFNPFLVRKLGAVCSCQSPVLVLKGRRPTQAPQDLGDYNDYEHNRGDINEGEYGHRTFESSNVKTVATPAPVVTSTFNPIIVPEDSYYQDYQENGGYDVAVTPKHKEVYSESYVSSTPAIASTTERIVRVRPRVKTVTVAPTYKTVLLNQEVAPTVTVTDESGSSIDSQAFDRYGPGGWRSRDETLQGSVDCQRAGLFRHPKQCNKFYACRWDCTKQRFTLHVFNCPVQLSFDPSIGACNWPSQGPACQGDTLLTNVL from the exons GATCTCCGCACCCTTCTAAAATCGAAGCATGTCCAAGGTCTGGAGATCAACGATGCTCACAAATCGCTCAACAAGACCAAAGTACAGGAGACGGTTGAGGCAGCCCGATCTGCGATCACCTCGTCTGGTGGTGGTCCCCTGTTCCTGGCTTTGCCCGCGAACCCTGAACTCCTGGCAAAGTACTACGACCTGAGGACCTTAATGAAGAAGGTGGACCTCCTGATGGTGCAGACCCACGCGTTGGGATTGGTGAAGAAGATGACGTACCATCCCAGTCGGCTCAGTGGCATGTGGGATATGATGAATACT GACTCCGTAGTCGACCTAGTCATTGGTCTGGGCGTACCGTCATCGAAGGTTGTGATCAGTCTGCCGGCGACTGCTCGCCAGTTCACTTTGGTGAACGAGACCCTCAGTACTCCTGGCAGCCCCACCACGGAGGACGAGCCGAAGGAGATCGATCAAGCTGAGCTCTGCAGGCAACTGAGAAGTGGACGCTGGACTCTGGAGAGAGATCAAGATCTGTCAGCGCCTTACGCTTTTAA AAACAAAACATGGATATCGTTCGAGGACTCATCTTCCATCGACGTAAAGGGTAAATACGCGCGTGTCCGTGGGCTGGCAGGTCTGGCCCTGCACCGCGCCGACCGTGATGTGGACACTCCATGCGGCCCCACACTCCGAGCCGCATTGGCCAAGGTGCTCAACCAGCAGAGCAGAGCGCCGAGAGCTGCTGTACTtag GTCTTTGGAGAATGAGATCCTGTCAGCACCAGGTCACGCGCGCGCCCTCGATGCTCTACAAGTGTCTCCCTACAGAATCACGCAGGTCGTTGACTCTGATGGTGTCATACACTCTATTAGGGAG GACACACGCACGGAGTTCTCTTGCTCCCGTCAAGGTTACTTCGTGCACCCTCGCTCCTGCGCACGGTTCTATCGTTGTGTCAAGTTTGATCAACTTTCTCCTGAATATACT GTGTTCGAGTTTGACTGTCCAGCTGGTCTGGCCTTCGACTCCCGCTACGAGGTGTGCGTGTGGCCCGGCAGCCTGCCCGAGTCCCAGGCCTGTCCGGGGTCCTCCGAGATCGCGCCCGTCCCTAGAACTAGGTTCATCTGTCCCGAACATGAAG GTTACTACGCGGACCCCGAGAACTGTCGTTGGTTCTTCGCTTGTCTGGACCATGGCAAGTCCCCACTGACTGCGTACGAGTTCCGTTGTCCCTTTGGGCTTGGCTTCGATGCTGAACGTCTTAAGTGCGACTGGCCGTGGTTAGTGCCGGCTTGTGGAAACATCGCCCGATATGAGGCAGAGGCCCACGGATTCTCTGCTGCTACACTCACAG GTGCAGCAGGTTACCAAGGTCAAACCGCTGACGCGATCAACGTCGCCGCCCACCAGAGCCTGGTCTCTGGAGCTTCCCTCAACAATCTGGTTGGAATTCAAGGAGGGTTCCTAACAAAAGACGACGCCTTAGACTCCAACTTCATAGCTTCGCAGGAACTAGCCAACGCTGGACATTCTTACGAAATTGGACACGGATCTGCCCAGTTGGGCAGTGGCTTAATCGGTCATGGTTCAGGATTAGTCGAGAATAGCCTGGTTTACAACAGTGACGCAGGCTCTCTTCACGGCAACATTGGCTTAGTCCAACCGACCCAATATAATGGACAAAAGAAATACAGCAGCGGTTCTATTATTTTGGATGACTACAGGCTTCCTACCCAAGAGGAATCGCTTCGTCACGGTGCTCACTCGAATTTCGGATACACTGGTCAAGGTGCAGGATATACTGCCCAGACCGGAGGATACACTGCCCAGAATGGAGGATACTCTACGCAAAATGGAGGCTACACTGCCCAGAATGGAGGATACACTGCCGAGAATGGAGGATATACGGCCCAAAGTGACGGACAATCTAATGTATACACTGCCCAAAATGCAGGACATTCCACCGGATACACAGCTCAAGCTGGAAGCCAGGCTACTGGTTACAACAGCTACTCGGCGGGAAAAGGGCTGAAGACTGTGCAATACCAAAGCTCAAACTATGACGACGATAACTCTGGAGCATACGTCCATGATCCGACCGGAGACTACGCGGAGCCCTACAAACACGTCGGATCCCCAGTCGTTCCATACGTACATGATGGCTCCTATAAACACACCCCCGATTATTATGACGTTGGAAGATACTCGGGCTCATCTGGCTATGAAGGTAAATACTCGCAGGAGCAAAGCGGACAATACATCCATGACAATTCCGGATCATACGTAGAATCTGGCGCTGGAAGTACAGGCTACAGTGGTGACTACTCTTCCGGCTATTCCACAACTTACAATGCTGACAATTCTGGTGCATACAAACACGATGACTCAGGAAAATACCAAGCTGGTGTCTACAGGGCTGATGGCCACATTGGGGATGGTAAATCAACCTACTCGGACTCTCAACAATACCATGGTTATAGTGAAGCTAATGCGGGCAACTACATCAGTGACTCTAAAGCTTTCACTGGTTCTTCTCACACGCTGACAGCTGGAGCTATCAACGTTGGCTTAGTAGGAAAGACTACTCTTATTGATGCTGATTACAATGACCAAGGTCATTATCAATCACAGTCTGATGCTTACAATCACAACCAGGGCAATTATCAAGGTTCTAAGACCTACAGCCAATCTACACAGACATTGCACCCAGCTCATGTATCCTTTGTATCCCAACCGGCTGTCTCTATCAACCACATTGGCACCGACGGCAACAATCTCGATGGCTACAGTTTTGTAACAACTCCTACATCTTCTGGAGTACCAACTACTGCTACTCCATTTGCTGTTACCACATCTTTGCCGACAGTCACATACAAGACTACATTCGTTCCTGAATTACCTAAAACCAGTGTGAAACAAATATTCGGCGTGTCTCAGCCTGCTGTTACATACGTTCAGCCAACTGCTATTGCCGTTCACCACGTGACTCCTCAGGTACAAATAACAGACCATAACCAAGGTGTCAACTACCAATACGAAAGCAGAGATTACTCCAGTCAAAACAGTCAAACTAAGTCCGAATCGGGATACCAATACTCGAAACCTACCATTAAATTCGAAGATGGAGTGTCCTACACTACCGCAACTCCCGCCGTTTCTGTGTCTACATACGAAAATCAAGGCTCGAGCCACAATCAAGACGGATTTGTCGGTTACGATTATTCGACACGTACCCCTGTCCATGAAGAGCCTTTCAAGAAGGTTGTAGCGTATACTACCGGACCATCAGTATCTACATACGCCCCACCTACTGTCTCTACGTACAGTCCTCACTCATTCAGCCACCAAACTGTACATAAGGTAGAATCTAGCCACAGCTACACACCATCTGTAGAGACTGCCTCTGTTGGCACTGGATACGACTATTCGAAATCGACGGTAGCTTTCGAAGAGCCTAAGATAGTTCAGTACACAACACCACAGCCGGCTCTCGCCGTCCAGCCTGCCGTGTCCACTTACCAACCTCAGATAATCAGTCACCAAACATTACACAAGGTTGACGCTAACCGAGTGAACACTTACTCTGGTGACGCATCATTGGGCTACAACTACGAGAAACCCGCCGTTCAATTCCAAGAAGTAAATACTGTGTACTCCACACCCGCGCCGATCGTAACATCGACTTACAGACCTCAGTCTTACAGTCACCAGACAATCCACAAAGAGACACAGACATACGTCCCTGTATCTTCTACTCCCAAATATGAGGTGAGCTACCAGTCCACACCAGTTACAGTTTACGAAAACCCAATCCTTCAATATACCCAGAAGGCTACGCCAGTCACATATATACAGCCTACCTACAAATCTCAAGCTATTAGTCATCGGACGATTCACAAGACTGAAGACAGGAAAGCTTACAACCAAGTTGTAAATGTTGAATCTGGATACGAATATACTAAACCTGCAGTCGCCGTTACCCAAGAAGTTCATTACTCGACTGCCCAACCTGCCGTTGTTTCTACTTATCAGCCGCAAGTATACAGCCAGCAAACATTACACAATGTCGATGCTAGTCAAGTGAACACATACACTCAAGAAAATGGTTATGAATACAACAAGCCCGCTGTTAAGTTTGAGGAGGCTCCCAAGACGGTGTTCCAGTACTCTACCCCGTCCCCGATAGTTTCTTCAACATACAGACCTCAGACATACAGTCAGCAAACCATTCATAAGATAGAATCCCAGAACTACGTGCCTGTTTCTTCCACCCCCGCACCTCGAGTTGAACTGTCTTATCAACCTGTATCCACTTATGAAAATCCTATACTGAAATACACTCAAAAAGCTACACCAGTGACCTATGTTCAGCCCACAGCGGCCGTGTTCACACAGACTTACAAGCCCGTGACACAGCAACACGAAGTCAAACACATTGTAAGCCAGCCCGTGCAATATGAACAACATGTGCAGTTCAACCAAGAAGGTTATTCGTACAGCCAGCCCGAAATCCAAAGGAACCATGAATCTAAGGCCTACTCAGACGCTACTTTGGTGTCCCACCAGGTATATCACCAGTCGCATGGCGCGGTGAAGAGCAATGTAAACGCCGGCAAAGACATCGTCTTCGTGTCAACCTCGCCTTCTACTCTAATTTACGAAGACCATTATACAGATTACGAATCTCCTAAAGTAGAAACCTACAAAGCTCCAGAGTATGTTCCACCGAAGAATAAAAACAAGTCGTATTCTGTTTCATCGACTGCTTCAGCACCTGTGGTCCATCAAAGCTCAGTTGTCCACCAGGCCCAAGAATATATTGCCCCTAAAACTGAATACAAATCCTACTCAGTTAGTTCGACTTCTGCCCCCTTAGTACACGAGAGCTCCGTGTTCCATCAAACTCAAGACTATATTGCTCCTCAGGCAGAGTACCAGTCATACTCTGTGTCTACTGGATCCCCAATTGTGCAACAAAGTACTGTTCTTCACCAAGCTCAAAACAACTACGATTACTCACAACAGTACGAAACTGTCCAAAAATCTGTGCCGACAGTTCAACAACATTCTTTCAGCACGACTCACATCGAACAGCCACAGAAAGTGGAGTCTATCCACTTCTCGTTCCCCAGCAGCACAGCGTCGCCTACATACCAACAGGTAGAGTACCAAGCTCCCGAGATTCAGGTAGCCTACAAAGGTGAAGAATACATTCCCCCAGTTTCGTCTACAGCGGCTCCTATTGTAACGTCAACTTACAGACCAAGGACTTATTCTACTGTCTCAACAACTCGGGAATACTTGCCACCAGCAGAGCCTAAATACGAATATGTGCCGTCTTCGACCACAGCTAGACCCATTGTTAAGTCGACCACTCCTGCTTACAGAGTAGAATCGACGACTGCCTACCAAGCATCTGAATACTTACCTCCGGACAGTGAAAGTAAATTAGTCAACTTTGAAAGCTTTGGTTTCAAGGACGCTAACGTCGCTTCAAAGATTAAGTATAACCCGTACCAAGAGTACACCGTATCCCACGACACAGTGCCCGTACAACGTAAACAGAACATAGTAGTGGAAACTGCCAAATCAAACTTGCTAGGATTCGGTACTGTTGGTCCTGATGCTGGTTTAGTGTCGCCCGTTACTTATACTACAGCTGCACCTGTAGTTTCATCTACCTACAGGCAGAGAGTTAAATCTACCGCTCGCCCCGCCTACAAATATAGTACAACGACTGAGTACCAAGCTCCTGAATATTTACCACCTTCGGACGACTTAAAATCTGAAGTAAACGTTGAAGGATTTGAATACAATAGGCAATCATCGGGAGCTGAGATCAAATACACTCCATACCAAGAAGTGTCTGTATCTACTTCTGCTCCAATTCAAAGAAAGCAAAATATTGTCGTCCAAACAGCTAAGTCCCAGAACTCTCGCCTTGGTTTCGGTACAGTTGGACCAGATGCTGGACTAGTATCCTACTCGACAGCTGCACCTGTTGCAGTATCCAGCTCTGAATCGTACTCCTACTCACCCCAGAGAGTTACATCAACATACGCCCCTGTTGAACAAGGTTTATTCGAAGTCACTCCATCTTCTGTGCCGCTGCGAAGAACGAAACCTAAAGTAGCAGTTGTTACAAAGATCAACGACTTTAATCCGTTCCTTGTTCGCAAACTTGGAGCTGTCTGCAGCTGTCAGTCACCAGTTCTGGTTCTAAAAGGAAGGAGACCTACTCAAGCGCCACAAGACCTCGGCGACTACAATGACTACGAACACAACCGCGGAGACATAAATGAGGGTGAATATGGTCACAGGACATTTGAGTCGTCTAATGTCAAAACGGTCGCTACCCCGGCGCCAGTTGTTACATCTACCTTCAACCCTATTATTGTCCCCGAAGATTCATACTACCAAGATTATCAAGAGAACGGTGGTTATGATGTCGCTGTAACTCCTAAACATAAGGAAGTATATTCTGAGAGTTACGTATCTAGCACACCAGCTATCGCCTCTACTACAGAGAGAATTGTCAGAGTACGACCACGCGTGAAGACTGTTACCGTGGCACCTACATACAAAACTGTGTTACTGAACCAAGAAGTAGCGCCAACTGTGACTGTTACAGATGAATCTGGATCTTCTATTGATTCACAAGCCTTTGACCGTTACGGTCCTGGCGGATGGAGAAGCAGAGACGAGACTCTACAGGGATCGGTAGACTGCCAGCGAGCCGGTCTGTTCCGACACCCGAAACAGTGTAACAAATTCTATGCGTGCAGATGGGACTGCACTAAGCAGAGGTTTACGCTCCACGTTTTCAACTGCCCGGTGCAGCTGAGCTTCGACCCCAGCATAGGCGCGTGTAACTGGCCCAGCCAGGGCCCCGCCTGCCAGGGTGACACCCTCCTCACCAACGTTCTTTAA